From the Planctomycetaceae bacterium genome, the window AAGTGTCCTGACTGACCGAATCTGAAGCAAGACCGGATTCGTCGCTGTCTCGGAAGGCCTCAATGCGGATTTTCCTTTGCCACGGGTTTCGATAGAGTAAGATGAAGTTGAAAAACCCGGTCCGAACACCGGGACCTGCCCACCAGATAGTTCCCCCCTGCCATTTCCAGGCCCAGGACTGCCCGCCATGCTGAACATCGTCAGCCAGCCAGATTCTCGTCGCGCATTCTGCGATGGCATTTCGCGTCGCAAAATGCTCCAGATTGGGTCTCTGGGAGCATTTGGTCTGAGATTGCCGGATCTACTGAAGGCTGAGCAGTCGGCCGCCATGCATCCATCATCCAGATCAAAGAAATCTGTAATTCTTATCTGGATGCACGGAGGACCCTCGCAGCTCGACACCTTCGACATGAAGCCAGCCGCCCCCAGTGAGTATCGAGGGGCGTTTTCACCGATCGCGACCAACGTGGCGGGGCTGGATATTTGCGAACTGCTGCCTGAACACGCAAAAGTAATGGATAAGTGCACCGTGATTCGGAGCTTTTCACACGGCAACGGAGACCACTGGGCTGCCGCTCACTGGATGCTGACCGGCCGACTGGGAGCAAATGGCAGTGACCGTATGCCCAGATATCCGTCCATGGGGGCCGTTGCTTCGCATTTACTGGGACCGACACAGCCCGGCTCACTTTCCAGCGTCAACTTCAATGATGGCGGATTCGGATTCCACGGAGCTGCCTGGCTGGGTGTCAACCACAATCCTTTTCGCTATGGCGATTTCAGCTACGGAAACGAAGCTGGAACTCTGCCAACCGGCGATTATAAAAGTTTTTCGCTGGTCGATGGGTTGTCAGAAAAGCGGGTCGTCGATCGCGTTTCGCTTCGCGGTCAGCTTGACAGCCTGAAACGACAGATCGACCGCAACCGAACGTTCGAGCAGTTGGACGCAGTCGATCATCAGGCAATGGATCTGGTTCTGTCGGGACGTGTGCGCAAAGCATTTGATATTTCAGACGAACCGGAATCTCTTCGTCAGCGGTATGGCCCCGGATGGGGTGAGCAGGCTCTTTTGGCCCGTCGCCTGATTCAGGCAGGTGTTCGTTATGTTTCGCTGAACACCGGCTACTTTGACGACCATGGAAATATTGAGCGAGCTCTCAGAGACAAGCTGCCCCGCCACGACAAGTGCGTGGGAGTATTGATTCAGGATCTGGCAGAACAGGGCATGCTGGACGACACGCTGGTTGTCGTTGCGGGCGAATTTGGCCACACACCGCGAATTAACGACAACGCTGGCCGCGACCACTGGCCACAGGCGCAGAGCATCCTGTTGTCGGGTGGCGGGTATCGCCACGGGCAGGTCATTGGTGCGACGAATGACAAAGCGGAATATCCGACGGAGCGGAAGGTTGGAGTTGAAGACTTCTGCGCAATTATCTACCGGGCGATGGGGCTGAGCGTTGACGATAAGATCGTCGATCTGTCCGGCCGACCAACGGCGCTTGTTCCGGGCGGCGAAGTTCCCTTTGAACTTGTGTAAGGCGTTCGTCTATTCGTCAGACGCACGAGATGGTCCATCATTCACCCCCCCCTTCGCATCATTCAACCACCAGGCCTGAAACACAATGGGCATCGGAGAAGTCAGCGCGCTGACGGCGGCAGCATGCTGGGCAACGGGCAGCATGTTATACAGCCGGATACCGCTGTCAGCGGCTGGTATCAGCTTCGCAAAGAACTCCATCGGCTCGATGGTGCTTCTCGTTCATCTGGCCATCCATTCCCTGGTGATGCAGACTCCGATGTTCCGTGCGGACGCAGCAAGCTGGCTTTGGCTTTCGCTCAGTGGACTGATGGGAATCGTGATTGGCGATACGTTCTATTTCCGCAGTCTTCAGATCCTTGGACCACGTCGAGCGCTGATGGTATCGACCAGTTCTCCAGTGTTTGCAGCGATCCTGGGGTGGTTATTTCTGTCTGAAACGGTCAGCATTGTTTCAGCTGTGGGCATGACATTAACCCTCGTTGGTGTCGCGGGAGTCATCTCCGATCGGCGAGCGGAAAAGGAGTCACCCGGTCTTTTCCCAGGCACGATTTCTTCTGGTGTGGTGCAGGGATTTTTGGGAGCTGTTTTCAGCGCCGGAGGGGCTGTGGCGAGTCGGCACGGCCTCTCGGGAAGTGATCCGCTGGAGGCAGCCTTCATTCGAATACTGACCAGCGCGATGATGGGATCTGTCCTCGTTTTGTTTCCCGGGCGACTGGCCACGATCACAAAAACGGTTCTGCGTCCGACGGTCATTCGGACCTTTCTGCCAGCAGTCCTGCTGGGAACGTGGCTTGGGATCTGGCTGAGCCAGATAGCTTATAAACACTCAACCGTCGCCATCGCGATGACGCTGCTCTCAACGACACCACTCTTTGCCACCCCTCTTGTCAGAATCCTGTCCGGAGTGCAAATCACAGCCTGGTCTGTCTTGTCGACTGTGGTCGCGATTGCCGGCGTGTACCTGACGGTTCATTAATTGCCGAATTGCAAGAAGATTGTTCAACTCTTTTCACTTGACAAAACACATCCCGTTTCCGGGAAATGCCAGGTGCGACAGCGAGCCACTTTGACTGCCTTCGGGGCGACTTTTAGACTCTCGCCACTCAGGCACGGCTGCCCGGACTTTTCAGGCACTTCGCAGGAGACTCGTGTTGTCGATTTCTGGCCGATCCGGGAAAAGCCGAGCCAGCCAGATTGCTCAGGCGTACCGAGCAGCGAACGAAGTCATCTCAGGGGCAGTTGCTCTGGTGATTTGTGTTGGTTGCGGTTACGCCGCTGATGCGAGGTTTGGCTGCAGGCCGGTTTTAACAGTCTGTGGCGCGTGTCTTGGTTTTGCGACATGGGGTCTGTCTCTTCGGCAGCTGCTTCTGCGAATAGATCGAGAATCGAAAGAGCAGAAGAAGCTGCAGGCCGAAAACAGGGAGACCTCAGAGTTGTGACAAGGAAAGCTGAGTCTGGTTTCATTCGGGCGGCAGCAACATTGTCAGTGGTGCTGGTGTTTGGGTGGATACTTTGCTTCTGGCCTGCTCGCATCCTGCGTGGCGAGGCTGGGGTGCAATGGATGACGCTTGCGGCGATTTGTTGTTTAGTCCCGGGCTGGATCGTTGTGTTCCTCTCTGGTCTCGCTATCGTTCGCAACGAATTGGCAGCATTGCTGCTGCAGACAAGTGTGAGGTTGTTCTCTGTCGCAGGAGCGGCGTTATTTGTTCGGAAAATGAGACCCGAGTTTGGTTTTGCTGATTTTTCCGGATGGCTGGTGTTGTTCTACCTTCTGTCGATGGCGACAGAGGTATGGTTGTTAAAGCGGTCTTTGCGGCGTCGTTGACGAATTGTTTTCTTGTAAGGTGGCAGGCGGTTTCGGAATGAGTGGAGATCCATTTCATCACGTTCGCGACTCTGGCTCCCTTGAGCTGCCTGGAGGCTGGCATCCAAGCCTGGAGGAGTTCTTCAGGTATCCGCTCACGAAGTTCATGCTGCTGCAGGTTGTTGCGGCGGTGCTTGTGATGTTCATTTTTACGGGTCTGGCCCGCCGCATTCGCAGTGGTCAGCCAGCAAAAGGCCGGTTCTGGAATTTCTGGGAATCGATCGCCCTTTTTCTCCGTGATGAAGTTGTTCGACCCACGATCGGGGATCATTCGCACGATCACGACAATGGCCATGGCTTGCATGGTGAGCATGGTCACGAAGTCGTCGGTCATCAGCCTGCTCTTCCTGTCGCCGGCCATCCCGCAGATAAGTACCTTCCGTTCATCTGGAGTTGCTTCTTTTATATTTTGTTCTGCAACTTACTCGGTGCTGTACCGTTTCTCGGTTCTGCCACTGGTGATATTAATGTGACTGGAGCCCTGGCTCTGACCGCATTGGCTGCGACATTTGTTTATGGTGTCGAGGCAATGGGGATCAATGGCTTCTTTGGTAACCTGATCCCCGAAACCGGGGTTGGTGGTGTGCCAGGACTGGCTCTGGCTGGCATGATGTTTGTGATCGAACTGCTGGGCTTTTTCATCAAGCACGGTGTTCTGGCTGTTCGATTATTCGCCAACATTATGGGCGGTCACACAGTTCTTGCAGTGATCCTGGGGTTCATTGCTGAAGCAGCGAAACCCGGAGTGAATGATGCTGTCTACGGCATGGTTCTGACTGGAAGTATTGTCGGTCAGGTTTTTATTGGTTGTCTTGAGTTGTTTGTCGCGTTCCTGCAGGCGTATGTTTTCTCGTTCCTCGCGACAATCTTCATCGCCGGAGCTATTCACAAGCACTGATGTCGAAGTTTCGATTGATGTTGCTTGCTTTGTAATGATGTAGTTTTGCCCAGACTGACAGATCCTTCTGTCGGTCATCCTTTGGTTCGTGTAGAAGAGGAGTTTTGTGGTGAGTCAATTTGCTAAGATTTGCCTGTTGGCTGTAGCAGCATTCGTGGCCATGTCTGTTCCAGCAATGGCTCAGGAAGCAGGCGGCGACCAGGCTCTTGTTAACCTGACAGGTGCTGCTGGTGCTGGTATCGTTATGCTGGGTGCAGCTTTCGGTATTGCCAAGATCGGTGCTGCTGCGGTTGAGAGCATGGCTCGTCAGCCGGAAGTTGCTGGCGACATCCGTGGTGCGATGATCGTCGCTGCTGCTCTTATCGAAGGTGCGACATTCTTCGCTCTGATCGTCTGCATGCAGTCGTAGTGTTGAGCGGCCAGTGTGTCTGGTCGTCAGTGCTGGCGGTAAGTCAGGTGATTTCTGTTTTGGGTGTTTGCTGGTCATGAAGAATTGCATTGCAAATTGCCAGGTGCATTTGAAGGCTCTTTTGGCTTTCAGTTGCTTGTGTCTGTTTGTTTCTTCGGCATCGTTCGCGGATGAAGCTCATCCTGCGGCTGAAGCAGGGGAGCACGAAAGCCATGGAGCATCGGAAGCTGAGCACGGTGATGCAGATCATGGTGATGCAAAACATGGTGACGCTCATGACGCTCACGGTGATGGGGGCCATGAAACGGGCATCCCACTGAGCTTCAAGAGTGACCTCGCGCTTTGGTCATTGGTGACATTCCTGGCGTTTCTCTTCGTATTGAAGACGTTCGCATGGGGGCCAATGATTCAGGGTCTGGATCTTCGTGAGGCAGGCATCCGCAAGTCAATCGAAGAGGCTGAAGAAAACCGTCGCAAGTCTCAGGCTTTGCTCGCGGATTATGAGCAAAAGCTGAAGGACGCTGAACGAACAGTTCAGGCGATGGTTGCGGAAGCCAAACGTGACGCGGAGCGAACAAGCCAGGACCTGATTGCTGCTGCCCAGAACGAGACGGCAGCAATGCGAGACCGCGCCCGTGATGATATCAATCAGGCTCGGGATGCAGCGTTGTCTGAATTATTCACCGCGGTAAATTCTCAGGTACTTGCTGCGACGGAACATGTTCTGGGGCGTGCGATAACAGCCGAGGATCAGGAGCGTCTTGTCAGCGAAGCGCTGTCAGGCATCTCCCGATAATTCGGCGGAGAATAGTAATTGATCCCGTGTGCGAAGAGGCATTCGTCTCGTTGAGGTGTTCGTTCTATGGTTGAGTCACGTCTGAAAACTCGTCCTGACAGTGTGCTGGAAGATCCCGGCGTGCTGGCTGTGGCCAGTTTGTATGCACGGTCTTATCTGACCGCAGCACAACAGGCTGGCGTGAGTGAAGCTGTAGAAGAACTAATCTCGTTTGTTGACGAGGTCGTTGAGAAGCATCCGGAGATTCTTGACACTCTCACGTCCACTTTTGTTTCTCGCGACGACAAACTTGCGATCATTGATCGCACGGTTGTTGGGCGGGTTTCCGACTGCTTATCGAATTTTCTGCGAGTGTTGGTGCGACATAGCCGCATCGACCTGCTGCCAGTGATTCGGCAGGTCGTTACCCGAATCCTGGAAGAAGCTGCAGGGCAGAAACGTGTTCGAGTGCGTTCTGCAAAAGCTCTGACGGATGTATCCCGAAAGCAAGTGGTTGAACAACTGAAAGAAAAACTTGGGTTCGAGCCAATTCTGCAGGAATCGGTCGACGAGTCCCTGATCGGCGGCCTGATCATCCAGGTTGGCGACACTGTTTACGATTCATCGCTTCGATCCCGGCTTCAACAGCTGAGAGGTCGTTTGGTGGAGAAAGCTCTCAATGAAATTCAAAGCGGACGAGATCGCTTCAGTCATACTGAAGGAAATTGAAGAATTTCGTGGTCAGGTTCAGACCGCCGAAGTCGGTCGCGTGATTGAAGTTGGTGACGGTATCGCTCGCTGCACAGGGCTGTCTACAGCCATGTCGGGCGAGATGGTGGAGTTCTCCAACGGCACACGCGGACTGGCCTTCAATCTTGAAGAGAACAGCGTTGGCGTGGTTATCCTTGGGGACTACCTTGAGATCGTCGAAGGCGATGAGGTTCGTTCCACGGGTGAGCTGCTTTCCGTGCCTGTCGGAGAAGCAATGCTGGGGCGAGTGGTTGACCCTCTGGGTAACCCACTGGACGGCAAAGGTCCAATTCTGACAAACGACCGACGGCCTATCGAAACAGCCGCTCCGGGTGTTGCTGGACGTCAGCCCGTCAAAGAGCCGCTGCAAACGGGTATCAAAGCTGTTGACGCCATGACCCCAATCGGCCGTGGTCAGCGCGAACTGATCATTGGTGACCGAAAGACAGGGAAGACGGCTGTCGCGATCGACACCATTCTGAATCAAAAGGAAACAGGCGTTATCTGCGTCTATGTTGCCTGTGGTCAGCGTGCATCTTCGATTGCGGGTATCGTCGACGTACTTCGTGAAAACGGCGCGATGGATTATACCATTGTCGTCGCAGCCACCAGCGCCGATCCGGCCCCTCTGCAGTACATCGCGCCCTACGCTGGTGCAGCGATGGCTGAATACTTTATGTATCAGGGCAAGCACACGCTGGTCGTATACGACGACCTTTCGAAGCAGGCGACTGCCTATCGACAGCTTTCACTTCTGATGCGGCGTCCTCCAGGTCGCGAAGCGTTCCCGGGCGACGTTTTTTACTGCCACAGCCGACTCCTGGAGCGTGCAGCTAAGCTTAGCGCGGAACTTGGTGGCGGTTCAATGACGGCGTTGCCGATCATTGAGACACTGGAAGGTGAAGTGTCCGCCTACATTCCCACCAATGTGATTTCCATCACGGATGGACAGATCTACCTCGAACCGGACTTGTTCTGGAAGGGGATTCGTCCGGCGATCAACGTGGGCATCAGCGTGTCTCGCGTGGGTGGCAATGCTCAAACCAAGGCAATGAAGAAGATCGCAGGCAGCCTGCGACTGGACCTTGCTGCCTTCCGTGAACTCGAAGCGTTTGCACAGCTTGGTACGGAACTCGACAAGGCAACTCAAGCACAACTGGACCGCGGCTATCGAATGGTGGAACTGCTGAAGCAGCCACAGTTCCGACCTCTGCACGTCGCAGACCAGGTGATTACGATCTACGCCGGCACAAAAGGTTACTTCGATAAAGTGCCTGTCAATCAGGTGCAACAGGCAGAGAACGAACTTCATGAGTTCATCCGTACTGAACATGCTTCGATGCGGGACAAACTGGTCTCAGAAGCAGCTTTGACGGACGAAATCGAAGGGGAACTGAAGGCTGCCCTCGAGGCATTCAGGGCTCGTTGGGCGAGTAAGGCGTAGGCTGCTTTGGGATTGATTTCGTATTCGGATTTGTTTTTATCCGATCTGTTTCGGACGGTTAATTCATGGCTAATGCACGACTACTCGTTAAGCGACTGAAAGCGGTTCGCAATATCCGCAAGATTACGCGAACGATGGAGCTGATTGCGACCAGTCGGTTCAAGCGAGCTATGGATCGGGCGACCGAAGCTGCGGAGTATACCCGAAAGATCTCCGAGATTGTCGGAGATCTCGGGCAGGCGGATTTGAAGTTCACTCATCCGCTGCTCGAAAAACGCTCCGAAGAAAAGAACAGCATTCTGCTGGTGCTGACCTCAAATCGAGGTCTGTGCGGCGGATACAATGCAAGCGTACTCCGTCAGGCACTTGTTCACTATCGTGACCTGAAGAGCAAAGGGGTCAACTGTTCGCTCGAAGCCTCGGGAAAACGGGGAATCAAGTTCCTCAACTTCCAAAAAATTGCGCTCAGTCGCACTTACACGCACTTCGAAGACAATCCCGCGTTTTCAGAAGTGAACGAGCTCGGTCAGCGATTCTCGGAAGACTTCATTGCAGGTCGCATTGATCGATTGGATGTGGCCTACACGAGGTTCGAATCATCGGCCCGTCAAACGGCCGTTGTCGAATCGTTGCTTCCCATTGCTAATCTCTCGACCGGTGTCGCCGAGTCATCCGGTAGCGGTATCGATTACGAATTCCTGCCGTCAGCACAGGAGATTCTGGAAGAGATCGTTCCTGCTGCATTTCAGGCTAAGTTGTTCAAGTGTTTCCTGGACGCGGCAGTCAGCGAACAAATCGCTCGAATGGTGGCGATGAAGGGAGCAACCGAAAACGCAGACGAAATGGCTGGCAATCTTAAGCAGCAGTACAACAGAGCTCGCCAG encodes:
- a CDS encoding AtpZ/AtpI family protein; protein product: MLSISGRSGKSRASQIAQAYRAANEVISGAVALVICVGCGYAADARFGCRPVLTVCGACLGFATWGLSLRQLLLRIDRESKEQKKLQAENRETSEL
- a CDS encoding DMT family transporter yields the protein MGIGEVSALTAAACWATGSMLYSRIPLSAAGISFAKNSIGSMVLLVHLAIHSLVMQTPMFRADAASWLWLSLSGLMGIVIGDTFYFRSLQILGPRRALMVSTSSPVFAAILGWLFLSETVSIVSAVGMTLTLVGVAGVISDRRAEKESPGLFPGTISSGVVQGFLGAVFSAGGAVASRHGLSGSDPLEAAFIRILTSAMMGSVLVLFPGRLATITKTVLRPTVIRTFLPAVLLGTWLGIWLSQIAYKHSTVAIAMTLLSTTPLFATPLVRILSGVQITAWSVLSTVVAIAGVYLTVH
- the atpA gene encoding F0F1 ATP synthase subunit alpha, with amino-acid sequence MKFKADEIASVILKEIEEFRGQVQTAEVGRVIEVGDGIARCTGLSTAMSGEMVEFSNGTRGLAFNLEENSVGVVILGDYLEIVEGDEVRSTGELLSVPVGEAMLGRVVDPLGNPLDGKGPILTNDRRPIETAAPGVAGRQPVKEPLQTGIKAVDAMTPIGRGQRELIIGDRKTGKTAVAIDTILNQKETGVICVYVACGQRASSIAGIVDVLRENGAMDYTIVVAATSADPAPLQYIAPYAGAAMAEYFMYQGKHTLVVYDDLSKQATAYRQLSLLMRRPPGREAFPGDVFYCHSRLLERAAKLSAELGGGSMTALPIIETLEGEVSAYIPTNVISITDGQIYLEPDLFWKGIRPAINVGISVSRVGGNAQTKAMKKIAGSLRLDLAAFRELEAFAQLGTELDKATQAQLDRGYRMVELLKQPQFRPLHVADQVITIYAGTKGYFDKVPVNQVQQAENELHEFIRTEHASMRDKLVSEAALTDEIEGELKAALEAFRARWASKA
- the atpF gene encoding F0F1 ATP synthase subunit B, whose translation is MKNCIANCQVHLKALLAFSCLCLFVSSASFADEAHPAAEAGEHESHGASEAEHGDADHGDAKHGDAHDAHGDGGHETGIPLSFKSDLALWSLVTFLAFLFVLKTFAWGPMIQGLDLREAGIRKSIEEAEENRRKSQALLADYEQKLKDAERTVQAMVAEAKRDAERTSQDLIAAAQNETAAMRDRARDDINQARDAALSELFTAVNSQVLAATEHVLGRAITAEDQERLVSEALSGISR
- a CDS encoding ATP synthase F0 subunit C — encoded protein: MSQFAKICLLAVAAFVAMSVPAMAQEAGGDQALVNLTGAAGAGIVMLGAAFGIAKIGAAAVESMARQPEVAGDIRGAMIVAAALIEGATFFALIVCMQS
- the atpB gene encoding F0F1 ATP synthase subunit A; amino-acid sequence: MSGDPFHHVRDSGSLELPGGWHPSLEEFFRYPLTKFMLLQVVAAVLVMFIFTGLARRIRSGQPAKGRFWNFWESIALFLRDEVVRPTIGDHSHDHDNGHGLHGEHGHEVVGHQPALPVAGHPADKYLPFIWSCFFYILFCNLLGAVPFLGSATGDINVTGALALTALAATFVYGVEAMGINGFFGNLIPETGVGGVPGLALAGMMFVIELLGFFIKHGVLAVRLFANIMGGHTVLAVILGFIAEAAKPGVNDAVYGMVLTGSIVGQVFIGCLELFVAFLQAYVFSFLATIFIAGAIHKH
- a CDS encoding DUF1501 domain-containing protein, with the translated sequence MLNIVSQPDSRRAFCDGISRRKMLQIGSLGAFGLRLPDLLKAEQSAAMHPSSRSKKSVILIWMHGGPSQLDTFDMKPAAPSEYRGAFSPIATNVAGLDICELLPEHAKVMDKCTVIRSFSHGNGDHWAAAHWMLTGRLGANGSDRMPRYPSMGAVASHLLGPTQPGSLSSVNFNDGGFGFHGAAWLGVNHNPFRYGDFSYGNEAGTLPTGDYKSFSLVDGLSEKRVVDRVSLRGQLDSLKRQIDRNRTFEQLDAVDHQAMDLVLSGRVRKAFDISDEPESLRQRYGPGWGEQALLARRLIQAGVRYVSLNTGYFDDHGNIERALRDKLPRHDKCVGVLIQDLAEQGMLDDTLVVVAGEFGHTPRINDNAGRDHWPQAQSILLSGGGYRHGQVIGATNDKAEYPTERKVGVEDFCAIIYRAMGLSVDDKIVDLSGRPTALVPGGEVPFELV
- the atpG gene encoding ATP synthase F1 subunit gamma, with translation MANARLLVKRLKAVRNIRKITRTMELIATSRFKRAMDRATEAAEYTRKISEIVGDLGQADLKFTHPLLEKRSEEKNSILLVLTSNRGLCGGYNASVLRQALVHYRDLKSKGVNCSLEASGKRGIKFLNFQKIALSRTYTHFEDNPAFSEVNELGQRFSEDFIAGRIDRLDVAYTRFESSARQTAVVESLLPIANLSTGVAESSGSGIDYEFLPSAQEILEEIVPAAFQAKLFKCFLDAAVSEQIARMVAMKGATENADEMAGNLKQQYNRARQAGITSELAEIIGGAAALE
- the atpH gene encoding ATP synthase F1 subunit delta → MVESRLKTRPDSVLEDPGVLAVASLYARSYLTAAQQAGVSEAVEELISFVDEVVEKHPEILDTLTSTFVSRDDKLAIIDRTVVGRVSDCLSNFLRVLVRHSRIDLLPVIRQVVTRILEEAAGQKRVRVRSAKALTDVSRKQVVEQLKEKLGFEPILQESVDESLIGGLIIQVGDTVYDSSLRSRLQQLRGRLVEKALNEIQSGRDRFSHTEGN